A genomic window from Megalobrama amblycephala isolate DHTTF-2021 linkage group LG2, ASM1881202v1, whole genome shotgun sequence includes:
- the mpx gene encoding eosinophil peroxidase, with translation MNLLNFLFVLGCCCALSVGAEEESPGRRFILDSVEEAKKIVDAAYKYSRDESLARVRKDVIKPSDKLRLLKQPARKTREAVRAADYMAQTLRLISEKAHHAHKRSINATDLLTLEELNTITRLTGCAAQVRPPSCRTTPHINKYRTATNVCNNRRNPLFGASNTPFARWLPARYEDSISQPKGWDPNRLHNGAVLPLVRLVSNRILSTADADVESDRDFTFMLTIFGQWVDHDLTFTPTSPSIRSFSSGLNCDESCERSEPCFPILAPPGDQRLRPGTCLPFFRSSPACGSGNTAYLFGGVSNVREQINALTAFLDAGQVYGAEDGLVKELRDLTNDGGLLRVNNQFQDNGREHLPFTNVESQMCATRRKTLNDTTLPEVPCFIAGDVRVDENIALTSLHALFMREHNRLARALHVLNPTWSSETLYQEARKIVGAYNQILVIKEYLPIIVGPDAYNRHLGPYPGYSENVDPTIANVFATAAFRFAHLAIQPIIPRLDENYQNHPQFPSVPLYEAFFSPWRVIFEGGIDPLLRGLIGRPAKLNTQEHMMVDALRERLFAFTAHIALDLAALNMQRSRDHAIPGYNEWRRFCGLSAPQNVQELAVVMNNTELARRLIELYGTPENIDIWLGGVAEPFVPGGRVGSVFACLISTQFQHIRQGDRLWWENKGVFTNKQKASLASVSLARIICDNTGIGRVPRDSFRFTSSASYVNCGDIPALDLNPWIETGDGGINISDIGNEIQSPFKDPQDPEDLQGNLVHGV, from the exons ATGAATCTTCTcaactttctttttgtattgGGGTGCTGTTGTGCCCTTTCAGTGGGTG cagaAGAAGAGAGCCCTGGGAGACGTTTCATTCTAGATTCAGTTGAGGAAGCAAAGAAAATAGTAGATGCTGCTTACAAGTATTCTCGTGATGA GAGTTTAGCAAGGGTGCGCAAAGATGTCATCAAGCCTTCCGACAAGTTACGTCTGCTGAAACAGCCAGCTCGAAAGACACGAGAGGCTGTGAGAGCCGCAGACTACATGGCGCAAACTCTCAGACTGATCAGTGAGAAAGCCCATCATGCACACAAGAGGTCAATCAATGCTACAG ACCTGCTCACTCTAGAAGAGCTTAACACGATTACACGTCTGACAGGCTGTGCGGCTCAAGTTCGGCCCCCTTCTTGTAGGACAACACCCCACATAAACAAGTATCGAACTGCCACCAATGTCTGCAACAACAG GAGGAACCCACTTTTTGGTGCATCCAACACCCCTTTTGCCCGCTGGTTGCCTGCTCGCTATGAGGATAGCATCTCCCAGCCCAAAGGGTGGGATCCCAACAGATTGCACAATGGTGCAGTGCTGCCCCTG GTCAGACTGGTTTCCAATCGTATTCTAAGCACTGCAGATGCTGACGTAGAGAGTGATCGTGACTTTACCTTCATGCTTACCATCTTTGGGCAATGGGTTGACCATGATCTGACTTTTACACCCACCTCACCCAGCATTAGGTCCTTCAGCAGTGGCCTCAACTGTGATGAGAGCTGTGAGCGCTCTGAACCCTGCTTCCCAATTCTG gcccCTCCAGGAGATCAACGCCTGCGTCCTGGCACTTGTCTCCCTTTCTTCCGTTCGTCACCGGCCTGTGGTTCTGGGAACACTGCTTATCTCTTTGGTGGGGTGTCCAACGTTCGGGAACAGATCAATGCTCTAACAGCTTTCCTAGATGCTGGACAGGTTTACGGAGCAGAGGATGGGCTAGTAAAGGAACTACGAGACCTGACCAATGATGGTGGTCTTCTACGTGTCAACAATCAGTTCCAGGACAATGGACGAGAGCATCTGCCCTTCACCAATGTAGAAAGCCAAATGTGTGCCACGCGTAGGAAAACCCTCAATGACACCACCCTACCAGAGGTGCCTTGCTTCATTGCAG GGGATGTTCGTGTTGATGAGAACATTGCTCTTACCTCATTACACGCACTTTTCATGAGGGAGCACAATAGATTGGCTCGGGCCCTCCATGTACTCAATCCTACCTGGAGTAGTGAAACCCTTTATCAAGAGGCAAGAAAAATTGTGGGTGCCTACAACCAG ATCTTGGTGATTAAGGAATACTTGCCAATAATTGTGGGCCCTGATGCTTACAATAGACACCTTGGACCATATCCAGGTTACAGTGAAAACGTGGACCCTACTATTGCAAACGTCTTTGCCACTGCAGCTTTCCGTTTTGCCCACCTGGCCATCCAACCCATCATTCCTCGTCTTGATGAAAATTACCAGAACCATCCTCAATTTCCAAGTGTGCCCCTCTATGAGGCCTTCTTTTCGCCATGGAGGGTGATATTCGAGG GGGGCATCGATCCTCTGCTACGTGGATTGATTGGTCGGCCAGCAAAACTTAATACGCAGGAACACATGATGGTGGATGCTCTTAGAGAGAGACTGTTTGCCTTTACAGCCCACATTGCTTTGGACTTAGCCGCCCTCAATATGCAAAGAAGCCGTGACCATGCAATACCAG GCTATAATGAATGGCGTCGGTTCTGTGGACTGTCCGCCCCTCAGAATGTGCAAGAATTGGCTGTGGTGATGAACAACACCGAATTGGCTCGCAGGCTGATTGAGCTTTACGGTACCCCTGAGAACATAGACATTTGGTTGGGAGGCGTGGCTGAACCTTTTGTTCCTGGTGGTCGTGTCGGTTCAGTTTTTGCCTGCCTTATCTCTACACAGTTCCAGCACATTCGCCAGGGAGATAG GTTATGGTGGGAGAACAAAGGAGTGTTTACCAACAAACAAAAGGCATCACTGGCCTCTGTGTCGCTGGCCCGCATCATCTGCGACAACACTGGAATTGGCAGAGTTCCCCGCGATTCTTTCCGCTTCACCAGTTCAGCCAGTTACGTTAACTGTGGGGATATCCCTGCCTTAGACCTCAACCCTTGGATTGAAACCG GTGACGGTGGCATCAACATTTCAGACATTGGAAATGAG ATACAGAGTCCTTTCAAGGACCCCCAGGACCCAGAGGACCTCCAGGGGAACCTG gTCCACGGGGTGTAG
- the LOC125262679 gene encoding histone H2AX-like translates to MKKKRKHATDLSARAGLVFPVKHFQQTFSDGKLAQTVDEEGAVFFTGVLEFLVAEILALAGQDAVLKQSNKITLHHLPGLQDRRRYAELLERSKEEEEEEEVVGVAT, encoded by the coding sequence ATGAAGAAGAAAAGGAAGCACGCCACGGATCTGTCTGCACGTGCAGGTCTCGTGTTTCCAGTCAAGCATTTTCAGCAAACGTTCAGCGACGGAAAGCTCGCGCAGACAGTCGACGAGGAAGGGGCAGTGTTTTTTACCGGTGTGTTGGAGTTCCTTGTGGCCGAGATCCTGGCTTTGGCAGGACAAGATGCTGTACTTAAGCAATCAAATAAGATCACATTACATCATCTCCCTGGACTACAGGACAGAAGGAGATACGCCGAATTGCTGGAACGCTccaaagaagaagaggaggaggaagaagtaGTCGGTGTAGCGACGTAG
- the loxa gene encoding protein-lysine 6-oxidase: protein MCTSLIDKLIYAFAHVCLLSCIVQTGHSQRQGNTGAAALRQTIQWQHNGKLFSILSQGSEYQPPLKRDGNKEQTQARPIAIVRNDDAATRTDGSVSSSSSSSRPSQSRGSARFPSGIGARGGASRWLSGGDGARARGSHGRRNHTDQLLTSVNDTDRTARDDDVMVGDDPYNPYKSTDPDNPYYNYYDTYERPRPAQRPGYGTGYFQHGLPDLVGDPYYIQASAYVQRVPMYNLRCAAEENCLASTAYRSSVRDYDTRMLLRFPQRVKNQGTSDFLPSRPRYTWEWHSCHQHYHSMDEFSHYDLLDASSQRRVAEGHKASFCLEDTSCDYGYYRRYACTSHTQGLSPGCYDTYNADIDCQWIDITDVKPGNYILKVSVNPSYQVPESDYSNNIVRCDVRYTGNYAYVSGCHISQY, encoded by the exons atgtgtaCGAGTTTAATTGACAAATTAATTTACGCCTTTGCGCATGTGTGTTTATTAAGTTGCATAGTACAAACTGGTCATTCTCAGCGTCAGGGCAACACTGGAGCGGCAGCTCTCAGACAAACCATACAATGGCAGCACAACGGCAAACTCTTTAGTATATTAAGTCAAGGCTCGGAATATCAACCACCGTTAAAACGAGATGGAAACAAAGAGCAGACGCAAGCCAGGCCGATAGCCATCGTTCGCAATGATGATGCGGCTACGAGAACCGACGGCTcagtttcttcttcttcttcttcttcacgACCCTCCCAGAGCCGCGGGTCCGCGCGTTTTCCCTCAGGTATCGGTGCGCGCGGTGGTGCCTCGCGCTGGTTATCAGGTGGCGATGGAGCGCGCGCCAGAGGATCACACGGCCGCAGGAATCACACGGATCAGCTCCTAACATCGGTCAACGACACCGACAGAACCGCGCGGGACGATGATGTGATGGTCGGAGATGATCCTTACAACCCATACAAGTCTACTGACCCGGACAACCCGTATTATAACTATTATGACACGTACGAGAGACCCCGTCCTGCACAGCGCCCGGGATATGGCACAGGATACTTCCAGCATG GTTTGCCTGATCTCGTGGGAGACCCATACTACATTCAAGCATCTGCCTACGTGCAAAGAGTTCCAATGTACAATCTCAGATGCGCCGCTGAGGAAAACTGCTTGGCAAG CACTGCATACAGGTCCAGCGTGAGAGACTACGACACACGTATGTTGCTGAGGTTCCCGCAGCGAGTCAAGAACCAAGGTACCTCCGACTTTCTTCCCAGCAGACCGCGCTACACCTGGGAATGGCACAGCTGCCACCA GCACTACCACAGCATGGACGAGTTCAGCCATTATGACCTGCTGGATGCCTCTTCTCAGAGAAGAGTAGCAGAAGGACACAAGGCCAGTTTCTGTCTTGAGGACACGTCCTGTGACTACGGCTACTACCGACGATATGCCTGCACCTCCCACACTCAG GGTCTGAGTCCAGGTTGTTACGACACTTACAATGCCGACATTGACTGCCAATGGATAGATATTACCGATGTGAAACCTGGAAACTACATCCTCAAG GTTAGTGTAAATCCCAGTTACCAGGTGCCAGAGTCGGACTACAGTAACAATATTGTGCGCTGTGATGTACGTTACACCGGAAACTACGCTTATGTTTCAGGATGTCATATTTCGCA GTATTAA